One Microbacter margulisiae genomic window carries:
- a CDS encoding TonB-dependent receptor yields the protein MKKNTIKEKIKQHSFSLNRIQIVRYVSLLLFGFVVNILASSVSAQDTRISIEANHLPVREVLKMIETKSDYHFAYNNKLIDVTRKVDIHATNEKISDILKRIFKGTDVISTVIDHQIVLASAKSMGEVQDDSGTLPKVSGKVTDSKGQVLPGVTVMVQGTSKGTITDTNGMYTLQNIRSSQTLEFSFIGMQKSSVLVGDHSVINVKMVETATGLNEVVVVGYGTEKKVNLTGAISSVTTQDIVVSPAASTTATLPGLMPGLVTKQTTGAPGNDELQLNIRGFDSPLVIVDGVEQDFNNIDPNEIASISVLKDASAAIYGSRAGNGVILVTTKRGQTGKPVITLNSSFTEQGVTLFPKPVNAGQYATLITEAELNSGIAPQNTRFTSADIQKYYAGNDPNYPNTNWWNVIMNNWSPQQQHNLSLSGGNERIKYYGFLGYLNQVGMFKTGDDKFSRYNLMTNIDAKVTDHLSVSFDVSAIDAITNQPSRDLTDIWMDFYDAQPIYPSSLPDPTKLPYVGTNMLTPLAETSRALGGYNDATNQTLTGTLSFTYEIPKITGLSLKGMANYYQLSSETKDFWKQSSVYTYNYDTKAYTLMGSDMPTTLDQSFYQNQLITTQLSLNYNRTFAKLHHLKALFLFETETQNDHWFSAHGEDFLTGAIDYLFGAGSINQRVNGSADEMGRASLVGRINYDYNDKYLFEATLRDDASAKFPPGHRWGLFPSLSAAWRASEEPFVKNKLPWIYNFKLRGSYGQMGEDNIGNFQYLSGYQFTTPYVFNEIAQSGLGVTGLANPNLTWEKITMYDAGLDLSVLNGKIYSTIDAFYRELTGIPASRLTSLPSTFGANLPLENLNSQNNRGYEIALGNKGNIGKLIWDVSVNFSFSRAKWEHFEEPTYTDPDQIRLYKQSGNWTDRYFGYIAEGLFTSQAQIDNLGYDQDGQGNKTLHPGDIIYKDVNHDGKIDWRDQEIIGYGTLPHQIYGLNIKLKYNDFDFSMLGQGALMISVPLSFQINSYRTPPDVIFNNRWTPENNNANAIIPRQTMNPGTNNSLGSTYWLKNGDYFRIKTFSLGYTVPKKILNNLDISQLRFFVSGMNVFTISALSKYNVDPETVSTNGWYYPQQRTFTLGLNLTF from the coding sequence ATGAAGAAAAATACCATTAAAGAGAAGATAAAACAACATTCTTTCTCGTTAAATCGCATACAAATTGTAAGATATGTAAGTCTCTTATTATTTGGTTTTGTGGTGAACATCTTGGCATCATCTGTGAGTGCCCAGGATACCCGTATATCGATTGAGGCAAACCATTTGCCGGTACGTGAAGTTTTAAAAATGATAGAAACTAAGTCTGATTATCATTTTGCATATAATAATAAATTGATTGACGTTACACGCAAAGTTGACATTCATGCTACTAACGAGAAAATCAGTGACATCCTGAAGAGAATTTTTAAAGGGACAGACGTAATCTCCACCGTTATAGACCATCAGATTGTGTTAGCTTCTGCAAAAAGTATGGGAGAAGTTCAAGATGATTCTGGTACTTTACCCAAAGTGTCTGGTAAGGTCACTGACTCAAAGGGGCAGGTGTTACCAGGGGTTACTGTCATGGTTCAGGGGACCTCTAAAGGCACCATTACAGATACCAACGGAATGTATACTTTGCAAAACATACGCTCATCACAAACTTTAGAATTTTCATTTATTGGAATGCAAAAAAGTAGTGTGTTAGTAGGAGATCATTCGGTGATTAACGTAAAGATGGTTGAAACGGCTACAGGTCTAAACGAAGTGGTAGTAGTTGGTTATGGAACAGAGAAAAAGGTAAACCTTACTGGTGCTATTTCATCAGTTACAACACAAGATATTGTTGTATCTCCAGCTGCAAGCACCACTGCCACTTTACCTGGTTTAATGCCAGGGTTGGTTACAAAACAAACAACTGGAGCTCCTGGTAATGATGAATTGCAATTGAATATTCGTGGGTTCGATAGCCCGTTAGTTATCGTGGATGGAGTAGAACAAGATTTTAATAATATTGATCCTAATGAAATTGCATCAATATCTGTTTTGAAAGATGCATCAGCCGCTATTTACGGATCGCGTGCCGGGAATGGAGTTATTTTGGTCACAACGAAGCGTGGCCAAACAGGAAAACCTGTTATAACACTGAATAGTTCGTTTACTGAACAAGGTGTGACATTATTCCCCAAGCCTGTAAATGCTGGTCAGTATGCCACACTTATTACAGAGGCAGAATTAAACAGTGGAATTGCTCCTCAGAACACACGATTCACATCTGCAGATATACAAAAGTATTATGCTGGGAATGACCCAAATTATCCAAATACAAATTGGTGGAACGTGATTATGAACAATTGGTCACCCCAACAACAACATAATTTATCGCTGTCAGGTGGTAATGAAAGAATTAAATATTACGGATTTTTGGGATATCTTAATCAAGTTGGAATGTTCAAAACGGGTGATGACAAATTCTCACGTTATAATTTAATGACAAACATCGATGCAAAAGTAACAGATCATTTATCTGTTTCTTTTGATGTTTCTGCAATTGATGCCATAACAAATCAACCAAGTCGTGATCTGACCGATATTTGGATGGATTTCTATGATGCTCAACCTATTTATCCATCTTCATTGCCTGATCCAACCAAGCTTCCTTATGTTGGTACAAATATGCTTACACCATTAGCAGAAACAAGTAGGGCACTTGGTGGGTATAATGATGCAACGAATCAAACTCTGACAGGAACACTATCTTTTACTTACGAAATACCAAAAATTACAGGTTTGTCGTTGAAGGGTATGGCTAACTACTATCAATTGAGTTCCGAAACAAAAGATTTTTGGAAACAATCAAGTGTTTATACTTATAATTATGACACTAAAGCATACACGTTGATGGGATCTGACATGCCTACCACCTTGGATCAATCTTTTTATCAAAATCAATTAATAACTACTCAGTTGTCACTTAATTACAATAGAACTTTTGCTAAGCTTCATCACTTAAAAGCACTATTCCTTTTTGAAACAGAAACACAAAATGATCATTGGTTTAGTGCTCATGGGGAGGATTTCCTGACTGGGGCAATAGATTATTTATTTGGGGCCGGATCGATTAATCAGCGTGTAAATGGAAGTGCTGATGAAATGGGAAGAGCCAGTTTGGTAGGCAGGATCAATTATGATTATAATGATAAATATTTGTTCGAAGCTACCTTGCGTGACGATGCATCTGCTAAATTTCCTCCTGGTCATCGTTGGGGATTATTCCCAAGCTTATCAGCAGCATGGAGAGCCTCAGAGGAACCCTTTGTGAAAAATAAATTACCTTGGATTTATAATTTTAAATTACGTGGTAGTTATGGCCAAATGGGGGAGGATAATATTGGAAACTTTCAATATTTGTCAGGTTATCAATTTACAACTCCGTATGTTTTTAATGAAATAGCTCAATCTGGTCTTGGAGTTACAGGCTTAGCAAATCCTAATTTAACTTGGGAAAAAATAACTATGTATGATGCAGGGCTTGATTTATCTGTTTTGAATGGAAAGATATATTCCACTATTGATGCTTTCTATAGAGAGTTGACGGGCATTCCTGCATCTCGACTTACATCATTACCTAGTACTTTTGGAGCTAATTTGCCATTAGAAAACTTAAATAGCCAAAATAACCGCGGTTATGAAATCGCTTTAGGTAATAAAGGGAATATAGGAAAATTGATTTGGGATGTAAGTGTTAACTTTTCTTTTTCAAGAGCAAAATGGGAACATTTCGAGGAACCAACCTATACAGATCCCGATCAAATTCGTTTATATAAGCAATCAGGGAATTGGACTGACCGTTATTTTGGATACATAGCTGAAGGATTATTTACATCACAAGCTCAGATTGATAACTTAGGATATGATCAGGATGGACAAGGAAACAAAACTTTACACCCGGGAGACATCATATATAAGGATGTAAACCATGATGGCAAAATAGACTGGAGAGATCAAGAAATAATTGGCTATGGCACATTACCCCATCAAATATATGGCTTAAATATAAAGCTCAAATATAATGATTTTGACTTTTCAATGTTGGGTCAAGGGGCATTAATGATTTCCGTTCCTTTATCTTTTCAAATCAATTCATATCGTACTCCTCCGGATGTAATATTTAATAATCGTTGGACACCGGAAAACAATAATGCCAATGCCATTATTCCTAGACAAACCATGAATCCAGGAACAAATAATTCGTTAGGTTCTACTTATTGGCTGAAGAATGGAGATTATTTTCGTATTAAGACCTTCAGTTTAGGGTATACTGTTCCTAAAAAGATATTAAATAATTTAGATATAAGTCAATTGCGTTTTTTTGTGTCTGGGATGAATGTATTTACAATAAGTGCTTTATCAAAATATAATGTGGATCCTGAAACAGTAAGTACAAATGGATGGTACTATCCTCAACAACGAACATTTACTCTTGGATTAAATTTAACATTCTAA
- a CDS encoding acyl-CoA thioesterase — MYFSMLITPKFGDIDGLGHVNNTVMPGWFEQARNMIYRCFNPELNFSDWNLILARFEVDFVKQLYFNQEVEIRTYISHIGNSSLEVYQEAWQNDQRCTKGKTVLVHFDFKKQKSIPISPDIRAKLETYLHHSDQVMV, encoded by the coding sequence ATGTATTTTTCGATGTTGATTACGCCAAAATTTGGCGATATTGATGGACTCGGACATGTCAACAATACAGTGATGCCCGGATGGTTTGAGCAAGCCCGAAATATGATTTATCGTTGTTTTAATCCGGAGCTGAACTTCTCCGACTGGAATTTAATATTAGCGCGTTTTGAAGTTGATTTTGTTAAGCAACTCTATTTTAATCAAGAAGTTGAAATCCGTACTTATATATCCCATATTGGCAATTCATCGCTGGAAGTGTATCAGGAAGCCTGGCAAAATGACCAGCGTTGCACAAAAGGAAAGACTGTTTTAGTTCATTTTGATTTTAAGAAACAAAAATCAATTCCGATTTCACCCGATATTCGAGCTAAACTAGAAACTTACCTGCATCATTCAGATCAGGTAATGGTTTGA
- a CDS encoding RNA polymerase sigma-70 factor — translation MIYNQETFAERLRQDDRTVIDEIYALYHHRIFRFSMAYLKNEEDAYDIVQEVFVTMWENRLVLRKDTNFDAYLFTVAKNSVLSLFRKRVTEQKYMEYLSQAATSNTVGTEEQTDYTFLKERYEQLIEQLPPKRKEIFKLSREKGLSNKEIAAMRGITEKTVEDHLSKALFFFKQHLGSFGIWTALFYFLFVE, via the coding sequence ATGATTTATAACCAGGAAACTTTCGCCGAACGTTTAAGACAAGATGATCGGACTGTAATAGATGAAATCTATGCATTGTATCATCACCGGATATTCCGTTTTTCAATGGCTTATCTGAAAAATGAAGAAGATGCGTACGATATTGTACAGGAGGTTTTTGTGACAATGTGGGAAAATCGTCTTGTTTTGAGAAAAGATACAAATTTTGATGCATATCTTTTTACTGTTGCCAAGAACAGTGTCCTTTCGTTATTTCGCAAGCGGGTTACTGAGCAAAAGTATATGGAATATTTGTCTCAGGCAGCAACTTCCAACACGGTAGGAACTGAAGAACAAACAGATTATACGTTTTTAAAAGAACGTTACGAACAATTGATTGAACAGCTTCCCCCAAAACGAAAAGAAATTTTCAAATTAAGCCGTGAAAAAGGATTATCGAACAAAGAAATTGCAGCTATGAGGGGAATTACTGAAAAGACAGTGGAGGATCATTTGTCCAAAGCCTTGTTTTTCTTTAAACAACATCTGGGAAGCTTTGGTATTTGGACAGCTCTTTTCTATTTTCTTTTTGTGGAATGA
- the nth gene encoding endonuclease III — MTTQERCNLLIKWFEANMPAPQSELHYHSPYELLVAVVLSAQCTDKRVNIVTKSFFEKFPTIEKLANTTQEEVLEEIRSISYPNNKAKHLVAMARQVIEDFHGEIPANAETLQLLQGVGRKTANVVASIIYNQPVMAVDTHVFRIAERLGLTENSKSPFETEKVLTELFPPELIPKAHHWLILHGRYVCVARKPKCDQCGISPWCRFFQEHKNN; from the coding sequence ATGACTACACAAGAACGTTGTAATTTATTGATAAAATGGTTTGAGGCAAATATGCCTGCCCCCCAAAGCGAGCTTCATTATCATTCTCCGTATGAATTGTTGGTAGCCGTTGTGCTCTCTGCCCAATGCACTGATAAGCGCGTCAATATTGTTACCAAATCCTTTTTTGAGAAATTTCCAACGATAGAAAAATTAGCAAACACAACACAAGAAGAAGTGTTGGAAGAAATTCGCAGTATTTCCTATCCCAATAATAAGGCGAAACATTTAGTCGCTATGGCTCGCCAGGTGATAGAAGATTTCCATGGAGAAATTCCTGCGAATGCCGAAACGTTGCAACTATTGCAAGGTGTCGGTAGAAAAACAGCCAACGTTGTTGCGTCCATTATTTATAATCAACCTGTGATGGCAGTTGATACTCATGTATTTCGAATAGCAGAACGTTTGGGCCTGACTGAAAATTCAAAATCTCCTTTTGAAACAGAAAAGGTGTTGACTGAACTTTTTCCGCCGGAATTAATTCCTAAAGCCCATCATTGGCTTATTCTGCATGGCCGTTATGTTTGTGTGGCACGTAAGCCAAAATGTGATCAGTGTGGCATCAGTCCCTGGTGCCGGTTTTTTCAAGAACATAAAAACAATTGA
- a CDS encoding CDGSH iron-sulfur domain-containing protein, translating into MAESKISAKILPNGPILISGELHIIHKDGREETKSNVAFCRCGHSNNKPFCDGTHAKIGFKDE; encoded by the coding sequence ATGGCAGAATCAAAAATTTCAGCAAAAATTCTTCCGAATGGACCTATTTTAATTTCAGGTGAATTGCACATTATCCATAAAGATGGACGTGAAGAAACCAAGTCTAATGTTGCTTTTTGTCGTTGCGGACATAGCAATAACAAACCTTTTTGTGATGGTACTCATGCTAAAATAGGTTTTAAAGACGAGTAA
- a CDS encoding RagB/SusD family nutrient uptake outer membrane protein yields MKKIFLYIMLAFLLIVVNSCVNDLLNKQPLNIISDDVLWNDQALVNAYITDIYSGLTFLEMTEGSDNRSQMGGGSSTDNWFDINLSTELSDEAMCGMPWLWTYYRWKPGYQQLGQTGGLMDFWGYSSIRKMNVFIEKMKTSTLDPTFIKSAIAEVRFLRALSYFEMVKRYGGVPLLTEAQSITTPIDSLYMPRNTEEAIYNFVNSEVDAIVPDLPLVPSETGRASKGAALALKSESSLYAARIATWGTVQLNGLVGIPAQDANKFWQASLDASKAVMNLGVYSLYNKYPNDKVKNFQNIFLDKGNSEVIFAKEYNGSTVGHGWDCFESPAGYNSWGVGNNTAPYVEMVNEFENVDGSPHTLDPTIYSHGEWSLNDLFGKKDPRFAASIYTEGTPYQGDTIHMYRGLVQADGTITTNAIGTTPGTGKSSSDAATGFGTLKYIDESLISPGAGQSKTDWIIFRYAEILLNYAEAAFQLGDPSDALQAVNLVRERAGIPDLTSISQDLIRHERKVEFYGEAKRYWDLRTWRLSTSVLSHSYTGMDYYLDPVTKKYKLQFYDADGAYTPLFNQCNYYWPITLARIANDSLLVENPGY; encoded by the coding sequence ATGAAAAAAATATTTTTATATATAATGCTTGCATTTCTTCTCATAGTAGTGAATTCATGCGTTAATGACTTATTAAATAAACAGCCATTAAACATCATTTCTGATGATGTATTATGGAATGACCAGGCATTGGTTAATGCATATATAACGGACATATACAGTGGATTGACATTTTTGGAAATGACAGAAGGCTCTGATAACCGTTCTCAAATGGGTGGTGGAAGTTCTACTGACAATTGGTTTGATATTAATCTTTCAACGGAACTATCAGATGAGGCCATGTGTGGTATGCCTTGGCTTTGGACATATTATCGGTGGAAACCCGGTTATCAGCAATTAGGACAAACAGGGGGGTTAATGGATTTTTGGGGATATAGTTCCATACGAAAAATGAATGTTTTTATTGAGAAGATGAAAACATCCACTTTAGATCCAACTTTTATTAAATCAGCGATTGCAGAAGTTAGATTTTTACGTGCATTAAGCTACTTTGAGATGGTAAAACGTTATGGAGGTGTTCCTTTGTTGACAGAAGCACAATCAATAACGACTCCTATTGATTCTTTGTATATGCCAAGAAACACTGAAGAAGCAATTTATAATTTTGTCAATAGTGAAGTGGATGCTATTGTTCCTGATTTGCCTTTAGTACCTTCTGAAACAGGGCGTGCTTCTAAAGGTGCAGCACTTGCCTTAAAAAGTGAATCATCTCTTTATGCTGCGAGAATTGCAACGTGGGGTACAGTACAACTAAATGGCCTTGTTGGAATTCCAGCGCAAGATGCTAATAAATTTTGGCAAGCTTCTCTTGATGCATCGAAAGCAGTCATGAATTTAGGAGTATATTCTCTTTACAACAAATATCCAAATGATAAAGTTAAAAATTTTCAAAATATCTTTTTGGATAAAGGTAATTCGGAAGTGATTTTTGCAAAGGAATATAATGGGTCAACTGTCGGCCATGGATGGGATTGTTTTGAATCTCCGGCTGGCTATAATTCCTGGGGAGTGGGCAATAATACGGCTCCATATGTGGAAATGGTTAATGAATTTGAGAATGTGGACGGTTCTCCTCACACATTGGATCCTACCATTTATTCTCATGGAGAATGGAGTCTTAATGATCTTTTTGGAAAGAAAGACCCTCGATTTGCAGCTTCCATTTATACAGAGGGTACTCCGTATCAAGGAGATACAATTCACATGTATAGAGGTTTGGTTCAAGCAGATGGAACAATTACAACAAATGCAATTGGAACAACCCCAGGTACTGGAAAATCATCTTCAGATGCAGCTACTGGGTTTGGAACATTAAAATATATCGATGAGAGTCTCATTTCTCCAGGAGCTGGACAATCAAAAACAGACTGGATAATTTTCAGATATGCAGAAATATTGCTAAATTATGCCGAAGCTGCCTTTCAATTAGGAGATCCAAGTGATGCATTGCAAGCTGTAAATTTAGTTAGAGAACGAGCCGGAATTCCCGATTTAACTTCAATTAGTCAGGATCTAATTAGACATGAGCGGAAAGTTGAGTTTTATGGTGAAGCTAAGCGCTATTGGGATTTGAGAACATGGAGGCTCTCCACAAGTGTTTTATCTCACTCATACACAGGTATGGATTATTATTTAGATCCTGTAACCAAGAAATATAAATTGCAATTTTACGATGCTGACGGAGCATATACTCCATTATTTAATCAATGTAATTATTATTGGCCTATTACTTTAGCTCGTATTGCAAACGACTCTTTACTTGTTGAAAATCCAGGTTATTGA
- a CDS encoding YgaP family membrane protein has protein sequence MKKNVGVVDKVIRIVLAALLVVLFLTNAVHGTLGIIFLVIALILLVTAFTNFCALYTLLGISTCKKKEK, from the coding sequence ATGAAAAAAAATGTTGGTGTAGTAGATAAAGTGATTCGCATTGTTTTAGCAGCTTTGCTGGTAGTGTTGTTTTTGACTAATGCTGTACATGGTACATTGGGTATTATTTTCCTGGTGATAGCGCTGATTCTGCTTGTAACAGCTTTCACTAACTTTTGTGCTCTTTATACGCTTTTGGGAATATCTACATGCAAAAAGAAAGAAAAATGA
- a CDS encoding FecR family protein produces the protein MTRINQLLDKFRSGNYSKNELNELLNMLQVSSEEDAIDVSMYLHWDECKNDPIGDEERFQQILDEIHHIINLRAPKPSFAKRLYTGLSRVAAILIIPLLIAFFIAMHKDEHLFAVAQNTVSVPLGAMSQFELPDGTHVWLNAGSKLTYPVTFDHQKCRVVALSGEGFFKVHKDKRFPFIVRMNGMDIRVTGTVFNARSYKDEPDVTVALIEGSVLLGKQVANHNVFEVSSALRPMEVAVLNKTTHRITLSMKDDLTKYIAWTQGRLVFDNDPIETVIEKLEKLYNIRVEIRDKQLLSYRFTATFTNESLDRALKIIKMSSPISFQIINGIPDSTGTYGQRTLILTKDTRLNENQHS, from the coding sequence ATGACACGAATTAATCAGTTATTAGACAAATTTCGCTCTGGCAATTATTCAAAAAATGAATTGAATGAGTTGCTGAATATGCTTCAGGTGTCAAGTGAAGAAGATGCAATTGATGTGTCAATGTATCTGCATTGGGATGAGTGTAAAAATGATCCTATCGGAGATGAAGAACGATTTCAGCAAATATTGGATGAAATTCATCATATAATCAATTTAAGAGCTCCAAAGCCTTCTTTTGCTAAACGGTTATACACAGGATTATCGCGTGTTGCCGCCATTTTAATCATACCGTTATTGATCGCTTTTTTTATAGCGATGCATAAGGACGAACATTTATTTGCTGTAGCTCAGAATACGGTTAGTGTACCTCTTGGGGCGATGAGCCAGTTTGAGCTTCCCGATGGTACCCATGTTTGGCTAAATGCTGGTAGCAAGTTAACTTATCCTGTTACTTTTGACCATCAAAAATGCCGTGTAGTTGCATTGAGCGGAGAAGGCTTCTTTAAAGTTCACAAAGATAAACGGTTCCCATTTATTGTCAGGATGAATGGAATGGATATCCGGGTTACAGGTACAGTTTTCAATGCGAGATCCTATAAAGATGAACCCGATGTTACGGTAGCATTGATCGAAGGATCTGTATTGCTAGGGAAACAGGTGGCAAATCATAATGTATTTGAAGTGAGTAGTGCATTACGGCCAATGGAAGTCGCGGTTTTAAATAAAACTACTCATCGAATTACACTCTCCATGAAAGATGATCTGACTAAATATATTGCCTGGACTCAGGGTCGTTTAGTGTTTGATAATGATCCTATCGAAACAGTGATTGAAAAGCTGGAAAAACTATATAACATTCGAGTGGAAATTCGTGATAAGCAATTATTGTCATATCGTTTTACTGCAACATTTACCAATGAATCATTAGATCGGGCACTTAAAATCATCAAGATGTCTTCTCCTATTTCTTTTCAGATTATTAACGGAATACCTGATTCTACAGGAACTTATGGGCAACGCACATTGATCCTGACAAAAGATACGAGACTGAATGAAAATCAACATAGTTAA
- a CDS encoding slipin family protein has product MRYKSSFSVLVFFAILIIGIILAYIIIGMENVVAIEWWMVITFLLAWFVASGIKVANPWDRAVVLRLGSFHSLKGPGIFFIIPIVDTIPYWIDMRVITTSFKAEKTLTKDTVPVDVDAVLFWKVLDAKKAALEVAEYRSAIQWAAQTALRDVIGKTVLSEMLEGRDKISAILQQIIDERTEPWGIKVNSVEVKDVLIPSALEDAMSMQAQAERERQARVILGDSEKQVAQKFEEAAMAYTNNPVAMHLRAMNMLYEGLKENSTIVIVPSSAVDSMQLGGLAGMAALTLGIQKEQAAKQKPESAPDDQIPNE; this is encoded by the coding sequence ATGAGGTATAAAAGTTCTTTTTCTGTCTTGGTTTTCTTTGCCATTCTTATTATAGGCATCATCCTTGCTTATATCATTATTGGCATGGAAAATGTTGTTGCGATCGAATGGTGGATGGTTATAACCTTTCTATTAGCATGGTTTGTGGCAAGCGGCATCAAAGTGGCAAATCCATGGGACAGAGCTGTTGTGCTTCGGCTGGGAAGTTTTCATTCGCTGAAAGGGCCTGGAATTTTTTTCATCATTCCCATTGTGGACACAATTCCATATTGGATTGATATGCGTGTTATTACTACCTCATTTAAAGCGGAAAAAACATTGACGAAAGATACAGTTCCGGTCGATGTGGACGCTGTTTTATTTTGGAAAGTGCTTGATGCAAAGAAAGCTGCATTGGAAGTGGCTGAATATCGAAGCGCAATACAATGGGCTGCACAGACTGCATTACGGGACGTGATCGGGAAAACAGTGCTTTCCGAAATGTTGGAAGGACGGGATAAAATCAGTGCGATTTTACAGCAGATTATTGACGAACGGACGGAACCATGGGGTATTAAAGTGAACTCTGTAGAGGTAAAAGATGTCTTGATTCCTTCTGCTTTAGAAGATGCCATGTCAATGCAGGCACAAGCTGAGCGTGAACGTCAGGCCCGTGTTATTTTAGGAGATTCGGAAAAGCAGGTTGCCCAAAAATTTGAAGAAGCAGCTATGGCTTACACTAATAATCCTGTTGCTATGCATCTCAGGGCCATGAACATGTTATACGAAGGATTGAAAGAAAACTCTACAATTGTGATTGTTCCCAGTTCGGCAGTGGACTCTATGCAATTGGGAGGATTGGCTGGAATGGCTGCACTGACTTTAGGCATTCAAAAAGAGCAGGCAGCAAAACAAAAACCGGAATCTGCACCTGATGACCAGATACCCAATGAATAA
- a CDS encoding Crp/Fnr family transcriptional regulator: MDDDSISRVLIGMFGVELTEKIQKGLVSKQVAKDTIIVHEGQYVDSIPFVIEGYAKILIQHDGRSFLIHYVKPYECCVMPFAAISRNIRTSICAISGSDTLLYFIPNEKLLKWIIEYPVLHEWFYHQYETYERAMLDTIRSLLFDRLDIRLLNYLHQRAAISGKNYIPITHKEIASDMGTVREVITRTLLKLQKANKVIQHADAVEILPHNGD; encoded by the coding sequence ATGGACGATGATAGCATCAGTCGGGTTTTGATTGGCATGTTTGGAGTTGAGCTGACAGAAAAAATCCAGAAGGGTTTAGTCTCAAAACAGGTTGCAAAAGATACAATTATTGTTCATGAAGGGCAATATGTTGATTCCATTCCTTTTGTGATTGAAGGGTATGCGAAAATTCTTATCCAGCATGACGGAAGAAGTTTCCTGATTCATTATGTCAAGCCGTATGAGTGTTGTGTGATGCCCTTTGCTGCTATATCGCGTAACATACGTACTTCAATTTGTGCGATAAGCGGTTCTGATACGTTGCTTTATTTTATTCCCAATGAAAAACTTCTAAAGTGGATTATAGAATATCCTGTTTTGCATGAATGGTTTTATCATCAATATGAAACTTATGAACGGGCGATGCTTGATACGATCCGGAGTCTGCTGTTCGATCGCCTGGATATACGATTGCTGAACTATTTGCATCAAAGAGCTGCTATTAGTGGTAAAAATTATATTCCCATTACCCATAAAGAAATTGCTTCTGACATGGGCACTGTGCGCGAAGTCATTACCCGGACACTTCTCAAATTACAAAAAGCAAATAAAGTGATTCAACATGCGGATGCTGTTGAGATTTTACCTCATAATGGTGACTAA